TGAATCCCAAGGAACTGTATGATATAAACATGGAAGGGGTGAATGTGGGAAACGGAGAGGAAAGCCTGGGAATCCGCCCTTGTTTACGCCAGCTGTTTCATGCTCTCTTTGTGGCAGATCCATTCAGTGACCTGCGGGCTACTTCTTTACAGAGCCTGGTCGTGATGGTGCAAGGGCAGCGGGAGTGCGGCACAGATTGGTTTAAGCCGAAGCTGAATTATAAAGTTCCCAGCAGGGGGCACATGTTGACTGTCAGACTGGCATGCACTGACTCTCCTGCCCCAGAGCCAGGCAGTGGGGATTATATTTGGTTCCAGGCTCCCGTTATAGTAAAGGGGTTTCACAACTGAACATccgggtttttattttttggccaaATGTAATTGTTCTGGCAGGAAAATGGTGCTTCTATAGGTAAAACATGGTATACTACTACAAACGTACTTCAGTGGGCATGTGAGGCTGTATCCATGCTGCACAGTAACGGGGCAGAAAGGTAATGTACTGCCACCAGAGGTAGGGGCAATACAGAAGGGCCCAGAGTGAAACTTGTGTATCCTTACTTCCACAAACATTTGCATTATTATGGGATGCCATTGTGCCATAAATCCTGGGCCCATCTCTATTTGTGCCTATATAATAACACCTTGTTGCCTGAGCATTGAACATTCCTGCTGTGCAGGGGAACTTAAGGCACAACTATAACTCTCCCTGTATGACAAGAGGCTGAAACCTTATTCCAACTGGGTCTGCCTGACTCCTGAATGTATAGGAAACCGCACTAAACTCATAACAACCCAAAGGAAAGCAGTCAATAATAAATCCTGTGAGCTATACACAGAAATACACACAATGTGCTGCTGCAGTGTAATATCTAACCTGGCTGGGTGCTGCACTGAGATCAGAGGCTGAGCTGGCCACAGGTTGCACTTTGTCTCCTTGGTTTTTAATGCaaagtttttacttttattaaaattttattatGAAACTAAAgagaacatatatttttattaaagtggatactcttttccttaaaggaacaggcTTAGTACCTACTTATATTTACCATGTATTTAGTGGCCCTTATAATATTCTGCTACATTCTGTCTTCTCTGTTAGATACATCATCAAATGCAGTGTCTGTCCCTGTTCatagaaattattttactttctATAATTCCTATGGCAATGGCTTCAAATAGAAAACTACCTCTTCTGTACCCTGATACTCCCGGCcctaaaataaagttgttgttttttttatctaaatctttctgttttatatgttattgtGAATTGGTGCTCCTGTTATgtcttattttctttttgcattgaGACCGTATTGTTCATACCAAAATGTCCTACCAAATggctattctgccatagttttatggtatctctctgtactagggatgcaccgaatccactattttggattcggccgaacccccgaatccttcgcaaacgattcggctgaaccgaatccttaccctaattggcatatggggaacacctatactgccatagtataggtattatctctctgtacagtctatttGCTTTTACACATGGCCGTTCTTTTATGTGTTTTGAAATGCAGGTTTCAGAGCACCTAAATGTATtggctaattgattccattatattctacatTTTCTTGTGCTGGATGCACCTTCAGAACCCAATAGAATAGAGGTGTGCTTTTGGAACTGACAAAAACACACCTATCTGCATATAaacacaaaaaatgcatttttcctcTCTGCAGGCTTTTGTAAACGCATAAAGTGTGAGCTGTAtgagcaaactttgcactttttaaaagaaacagtccCTTAGTCCAAGGGAGTATCTCCTGGTAAACCAAAGGGATAtgggttttaatttaaaaatgtggccCTGCCAGAGTTTGATGGTGGAACCAAATGGTCCCTGACTTTACAGATCATGAGTTCTACTGGCTTAGTATAGAGAAAAAGGGGTGCACTGTATGGTATGGTAGAGGAATAACAATATGTTTTGCACAGATCCTGGGGATTACACAGCTGCTAATAAGGTGAGTCAGTACCTGCTAATGGAGAATGGCTGGGGCAGAATTAGCTATTACTATAAGTGGCACAAGCGTGGCTCAGTATTAGCAATGGGTGAGGCTGGTGTGGGATAACATTTAGTAAAGTTTAGTATTTAGGGGCAGAGCTACTATTGGTATTTATAGGAAGGGCATTTGCTATTTGTGGATTTATGGAGTCCATTGCTATGGAATGGGGAGTAGGGCAGTTACGGTCAGTGTTAGGGAAGGATGGGGCCAGTTGGGTCAGTATTATGAAAAAGGGAGCAGTTGGGGTTAGGGAAAGGTGGGAACAGTAGGGTCAGTTTTACAGAAATAACGAGTGTTAGGAAGGGTGATAACAGTAGGATCAGTGTTAGGGAAAGGTGAAAACAATAGGGGCAGAATAACATAATTGGGGTTCATTGTTACAGAGAGGACAGAACAATAGGTTCAGCTTTACAGAATTGGGGGTCAATGTTAGGGAAGGGTGAGAACAGTAGGGTCAGTATTACAGAATTGTGGGTCAGTGATAGGGAAGGGTGAAAAGTTATAGTGCAGTATAAAAGAATTGGGGTTCATTGTTATGGAGGGGATGGACCGGTAGGTTCAGCATTACAGAATTGGTGGTCAGTGTTAGGGAAGGGTGAGAACAGTAAGGTCAGTATTACAGAACTGGGGGTCAGTGTTAGGGAACGGTGAGAACAGTAGGGTCAGTATTACAGAACTGGGGGTCAGTGAGAACAGTAGGCTCAGTATTATGGAAGAGGTGGCAGTTGGGGGTCAGTGTTAGGGAGGGGTGGTAACACTAGGGTTAGTATTTCAGAATTAGGTGTCAGAGGAAGGGAGCAGTAGGGTTAGTATTATGGGTGGGGAAAGAGTTGGTGGTGGAGGGGAACAGTAGGTTCAATACTACAGAATTGAGGGTCAGTGTTATGGAAGGTGGGAGCACTAGGGTTAGTATTATGGAAGGGGGCAGTGTTGGGGATGGAGGGGAACAGTAGGTTCAATATTACAATATTGGGGGTCAGTGTTAGGGAGGGGAGTGAACAGTAGGGTCAATATTATAGAAGGGGGCAGTGTCTGTATTAAGGATGGCTGGGGCCATAGCGAGGGAGAGATGCTCAGCTTAGTGTAAGGCTGAAGTATCCGGATAAGCGGAGCCTGACCTGAGGATTAGCAATAGCAAATTGTCCAAACTGGAAGCAGTACAGCTGTTCAACTCACAATGACCGATTGACCAACAATTTCTAGCTCTGTATCGAAACAGATGACCCGGCGAAAGTGTTAATCAGCGGGCCATGTTACGGCATTAAACGCTAGGGGCGTGCTAGGGCCGCCTTCTCTGCTTTGGAAACCTTGCTTGCTGCTGTTGCCATGGGAACGATAAACAGTGTTAGCCAGATTGGCACGTTCCACTGGGAAGAAGCCGGTAACTTGGTGGTACAGAAAACCTGTGGCACTGCCTGAGGGGCGGCACCCTGACTGTAAGGGAAATACACTGCAGGGGTAGGTAGCGTGTGTGAGTGTGCTCGTGCCCGTCCAATAGCAGCGGTATGTGGGCAATTATAGAGCAGGAGTATGTGGGACAGGGCATTATATCACAGGGGTAATGGTTGGACAGTATAGAGCAGGGATATTGAGGTCAAGATTATATAGCTCAGGGATATGAGTTATGTCAGACGGTAATAAAGCCCAGGGGTATGTGGCAATATGGAGAAGAAATAGGTGGGGCAGAGCAGTACACCCTAAGGACAGGGTAAGGGTCGGTGTAACTATGGACCCATATTACTAAATTAGTAAGGCCCCATAAAGGCAACCCCAACAATTAGCCAACTGCCCCCCCTTAATGGGTCCTACCAACATGTAAAATGGGGCCCCACTGAAAATAATATACCCCGTGCATCACGGTGCATGTATAGCAGTATTCCTGATTAAGTCCTGTTACTTTCCAGTTATGCCAAAAACCTCACCCATGAGTCTCCCATCTCCCAACCACTTGGGCCCCCTGACTCCAGTAGAGGTGTGGAGGGCCCTTATAATCTCTTTCTGTGGGTTCCCGGTGTCTCATGTGTGGCCCTAAGCACCGGCCAGTATAATCTCTCTTTTTGTGGGTTCCTGGTGTGTGGGCTCTAAGCACcagctctttttctctcttttgaaTTTTAGGCATACAAGCATTAAATATACAGATCTACAGCTGACGTCCATTGGCTGTGCAAGATGATCGAGACCGTTATCAATGTAAAAGGTTTGGTGCCCCCACCCTTACCAGTGGGGCAAAAGAACCCAGCTGCCGACCTCAGAAGAATGCGCAGAATTATTGCGGAAGATCCAACATGGTCACTAGCCATTGTTCCTCGGCTCAGTGACCTCTGCTTGCAACACATCATCAAGAACTTTGCACGTAAGCATCTCTTATACCCCTGTTCTGTGAGTTCCAGTAATGCTTAtactgttatatatgttatatgcaaGTTGTGGGACCTTTGTATTTCTGCTAAATATCAATGCTGTCCCAGCCAAGGGGGAAAGTAGGCACTTGGAGTCCGGAAGAGAACTAGAGGGACTCCTGCCACTAAgctattttccctttctttttctattttaatgtCTTGTCTTCAGCACTGTGCTCTCTGTTGTCTGCATTTTTCTCAACCATGTCTCTCACCTCTCAGTGCCTTATTTTCAGTTCATAATATATTCATATACTTCTCTCTCCAATTAAGagacatgaaaaataaatatatagcctTAGAAACAACCAATTCTTTCTCAGTGGGTGGATATGGCCCATCATTTCATTGTTACTTGATTAAATTGTGTTGGGGTTGTAGGGCTCACTTAGGAATCAAAGTTCAATGGCAAAGTGCTTGCACTTTCTCCTGCTCTTTAGCAATTTGCATTGCGCACCAACACTTTGCACTATTCAGCCTGCTGTTGAGTTGAACGCATGGACACCAGGGTTCCCTGATATGTGGGGAAAAATGCCCTAAAGTCATTAGTACTTCAGTACATGTACATTTCTGCACTTCTGTAATTCCTGAATTACAGCAACTAAAGggattactggggggggggggctgtgcaaCTTTCTTTGCCAGTGATTAAATGCCTTGTTCTGGTAATGCCTCCCCTGGGCTGTTTCCCATTCACGTCTCCATTTCCGATTTGCAAAATTAGTTGTGACCTTTCTAGCCCAGTATCTGCTCTCAATTTCCTACATTATTCATAATCACTGTGTCATTTATAAGGTTGTCTCCTGAGGGGATGGAAAGAGATCAGAGCCCACAGGAGGCACAGATATTATTAATTGCCTGAAGCCCCTCCATTTTGCAGTGATGGTCTGACCAGTCATCATCAGTTTTACTCCAGCTATCAGTGAGGGGATGGCCTATCATTATCAGTCTTACTCCAGCTGTCAGTGAGGGGATGGCCTATTGTTATCAGTCTTACTCCAATTCCCAGTGAGATGATGACCTATCATTTTCAGGCTTACTCTTGTTTCTTAAGATGGCATGGCCTATCATTAATCTTACTCTCAGTGAGAGGATGGCCTATCAGTCTTATGGcaaccatacatgggcagatccacttgtttggagaGGCTGCCCTATGGTCAAATGATTGGATAAGAACTGTGGAAATGCAGGCAATCGGTGTGAGTGATCACATCAATGAACCAGTGCAGCCTTCGATCCAGTGGGatttaaacctgcccgattgacattTGGTCCAGATATTGGTCGGCAAAAGGATGGCCCATCATTATCAGTCCAGGACACATGTGGGTTTTCAAAGTAGATAAGAGACAGGAGCCATGGAATGGAAAAGATGGACATTAAATTAGACAACATACTGTAAAAGCCACATTgttaatataatgatataatgctTTAGCTATGCCCATTTAGATGTGGGTCtaacataaacatatatatatttattttattccttgaCCTTTATTCCTTATTTTTGTGCTACAGAGAAACCCATACTTGAGAAGCTGTTGCCTAAGCATAGAGTGAAGGTGTTGGAGCGCATCTCCACCTCGCTACCCCTGCAGTTGACGGCCAACCTGATTGGTTATGAGAACTATTGGAGGCGTTGCTGCACTGAGCGCTGGCCGGTGTGTGATGTCTCTCGCTATGGAGGCAGTTGGAAGAGATTATTCTTTGAGAGGAACCTAGAATATCTCATTGAGCACTTCATTCCCGACGTGTCTGATACAGGTCCAATACTGGAGACTGCAAAGCTAAGCAAGGACTTTGTGAATAAGCTGGATATTAAGGAACTTTTGCCACCAGTGAAGCTGGACACAAAAAAGGACGATGAGGAAGATGAGGTTTCAGACACAGGGAGTGAGGCTGGCATAGATCTGCCATCGATGGACCACTTTGATTTGGGGCTAATTGCCCCTCTCCTGCCTGATCTGGAGGAGCTCCATCTGGTGTATGGAGTGAGGAACTGCGGCATGAATTTTGAGTGGAACCTCTTCCGCTTTACAGATCGAGACTGTAACTCACTTGCCCAGACACTCAAGGTGTTCAGGAATTTAAAGGTAAATATCTGGGGTCAGTAAATAATGATAGACACACCTTCATTTTTTTCAGGGCTGGGATAGTTGGAGTAAGCTTGGGAGGCACCAGAAAGGTACCAGGGTGCTCTTTTATTTGCTTCGTATATTGAATAGCTTAAGCAAGGATAATAGAGATGGTGGAAAGGACACATGCAttgtaggggggggggcagaatggCAGATCCAGACTGGTCAGCGCTGGGCTTGTTATGTATTAAGAAATGTGACCTATGTGACCCCCATTGCTTCTGCATATTAATTGGCTTATAATGCACTGTGGGGAAGCCTTATGCAGGAGTCCCCAAATAAAGCATTGGCCTATAGAATGATTGTTGATGATCACTGGAGGAAAACACCATGGTCCCAGAATTCACATATCCTATATATTAGACTTTCTCAATGAAATTCTGCTTATTGTCTGCCCATTTTGACATATACCCCTTCACATCCTTTAAACCTTAGGTTTTCCGACTGCACAAGAGTAAACTGGATGATGACAAGGCTCGTATTGTAGTCAGAAGTTTGTTGAATCATCCAGCCCTTGTCCATTTGGACATGTCTCACAACCAGATCTCAGACCGCGGTGCTAGAGCCATTGCTAAATTGCTGAATGAGAGCAGACTGCAGATCCTCAACCTGAGCAATAACAACGTAGGACCTCATGGAGCTAAAGCTATCGCTCATGCTCTGGCGAGGAACTCCATCCTCAGGAACCTCAACTTGAGGCTGAACCACATTGGAAATGAAGGTGGACAAATCCTGTGTAATGCCCTCCTGCACAATCTAACCCTAGAAGAACTGCATTTGGGCAGCAATGAACTGTCTGAGCCGACTGCCTCTGCCTTGTCCCAAGTCCTGTCTCAGAATGGCTCACTGAagtgcctgagtctctcctgcaATCGGATTGGCCTGGTATGGAACATCCACCTCTTATTCCTATCTCAGTTCTTTTTAAACAGTGAGTCCACTTGTGATAAAACCTGGTGCAATTAACCCTAAAAGGAACCCCCACTCCAAAAAAGGAACCCCGACCACCAGAAAGTGAATCCAGTCTGAAATGGTTGGAGTAATGGGGCATTGCCAAAACACAGGGGAAACTATAAGGTGGGCAACTCTGGCTATGTACTTGGGTAAGTATTTGGGGGAATTTGATTCACTAACAGAAACAGACTGATGCAGATGGAAAAGAGAACAGCCAAGGAACAAAATGTACAAAACTGACAGCTCAGTGCCTGGGAAGGAGAGGGCAGGGTACAGGTTAGATTAATTTATCCTTCCTGACCATAGGAAAAAGAGGGGCATAAGAGCAAGAACTACAGAGAATCTGGGGGAAATTCATGTACCCACTTGGAACCCTTGTAATAGGGTGGATTCACATGGCCCAATGTTTTATCACAAATGGATTTATTCTACATaacatattaaattatatttttaccatttaatgtttttttttgtattttgcaactttctaaaaaattttggtCCACTGAGTAAAATGTGAATAAAGagagaatgggatgatttgcaaatcacTGAATCCTGATATTTGATTGCAaatagtataaaaacaaaaagtttccTTTTTAATGTGCCAAATGTTTCCATGGTGTTAGATTGGGACTGCAGACGGGCCCATTTCAGTGGCGTTATTAAGAGGGGGGGTGTGTGACTGCACCCTGGCCTGCACCCCCTCTGGTCCCACTGGTGAAGCAGAAATAAAGCAGTTTTTATGTGTGTGCCAGCAATAATAAAATTTGCTAGTTAACTTACTGGCCAGGTTAGTACATGCTGGTGTATGGGTGTGCCAGCTCCCCATGCCATGTGCATTAATGCAACCCCATACTATCAAAGATGTGCAAGCTCCTCATGCTATGTGCACTAATTCACTCTTATACCATCATAAATGTGCAAGCTCCCCATGCCATGTGCACTAATGCAACCCCATACTATCAAAAATGTGCAAGCACCTCATGCTATGTGCACTAATGCACTCTTATACCATCATTAATATGCTAGCTCCCCATGCCATGTGCACTAATGCACCCCCATACCTTTACGGGTGCACCAACTTCCCATACCATGTGCACTAACGCACCCCCATCCCATAACAGATGCTGCTGACTTTTGAACTGTGCTCTAATAACAATGCTCAGAGATTTCCCAAaagaatttcaaagtttcattgGTCAGAGCACAGGACAATTTTTCACTTGGCCTCATTTAATTTTAAGTGAGCTTGGGGCCCAGAGAAGTTGCCGGTGGcagatatttttcagaaaacaatagaATTTCTCAGTTTCAGCATTTGGTATGttgtactatttgcaattaaatatcgGGTTTCACTGACCTGCAAATCATCCAGTTCTCTTGCTATTTACAAgtcccaacttttttggaaatgggGTTGTATAATATTTCACTTTCCTCCTTCCTTTCTTCCCGGCTATGGTCAGTTATAATTGATGTGCATACAGAGTACTGCAAGCGTTTAATTGTCTTGCTGAACCAATATTGCTTTCTTGGTGCAACCAACTGTGTTTCTGAATCTGTGACAAATGATGCAAATCACTTTGGGGAATACTGTGAGATTAAGAAATCACAATCAGTGTGCTCcactgccaaaaagcagttcaaCTTGCCATCTCCTTGACCAGATGAGGCAATTGGTTGCATTAGTGAAAGAAATCAATTGGGTTGATggagcaaaataaacaaaaaatgcaatttctaaaaaaaataaaaacttcaatTCCATGCAACTCTTTTTACTGCCTCCAAAAAGAAGAGGCAAGATGAGCCCATGACCTGTTCTTACTGCTCAAACAGAAAATTGGCCTTATATTTAACAACAATTGCAGGTTTATGAGCTACTTGCAGTCTTTCCCACTGTAGAACAGATCATGTCCTGCACTCCATAGTCCCGAATACAAGAAACCTGGACCTCTGATGTGAATACAAATAGCACAGTATTCTGTATCTGCTGAGTTGGGTAAATACGAGATTATTCTCAGTGTATCTGAATGGTTTGTGCACGTGACGATATGTGTCTTGTTTTATACCCAATGATTATATGTATCTGGAATGTACAAATGCAGCCCCATCTCTAATGTGCTTCTCCTTATTCCCAGGATGGGGGAAAGCAGCTCCTGGAAGGATTGTCGGACAACAAAACACTGCTGGAATTTGATCTGCGCTTAACTGAGGTGGGACAGGAGAGTGAGTTTTTTATCAATCAGGTCCTAAAGCATAACCAGGAGCGTGCCCGGCAGGGTGAGCACGACACCTCTTCCTAAAACACTTGTAGACTGAAATCCAAGCTCCCCCCATACATTCAATCCTTGTCAGTTTAAGTGTTTTCAATAAATGCAATTGTAATATCCACATTCTCATTGTTTCTTTAATAAGCCAAGATTATCCAGTTCTCATCCTCCTGTATGCACTGATTAGGGGGTGAGAAGCCATCTCCTTGTGTTATGGTTATGGTCCTTACTTGATGGCACAAGTGCTAGAAATCATTCTGTGCGGGAGACTAAGCCTTTGCATAGCCCTGGTGATACTTTGGTGAGGACCTGGCTAATATAGCAGTAGCTAGTAACTTGGGGAAGAAGCCCCAGGCCATGCCACTGTGATGAGCTGCATAGCCCATAGCCCACTATGGCTGCCAGTATTGCTCACCGATCAGCAACGGATCTTTATGCTTTGCTATTCCTACAGCAACCAATGAGAAATTATTATGCAATGTGCATGTGTTATACAGCTGACACTCACCTATCTGGCTTCAGCCATATGGTTACCCTTAACAGCACACACAGTTAGAGACATGGACACCCTGTTGCACGTTCCCAGTACCCAGGGCTTTTCACTTATAATGATGTTAGTTTTTTGTTATGAATTTGCAGTGGCAGGAATCAAGCTAAATTGCCTGTGTGCCAAACAAGCTCTGCAAAAATGTGAGAAAATATCTTATGTATGTTCCTTCCTGTAGGTTTAGGGTGCAGCAGGAGGGGCAGATGCTGTAGGTTCTAAGAACTGTCTGGATCAGGGTGCAGCAGGAGGGGAAGAAGCTGTAGGGCCTGAGCAATGAGAGCAGTATAGAGAAGTTCTAAACCTTGGGGCTCCTAAATACAGAAGTGGTTCAGTAATTACAAATGACAAGTTATGCGATCATGTGATTTTGCAGTTTGTGGCCACATTAAGAGACACCAGAGTCCAAAATGAGTGTAACATTGTCTGTCTGTGAGTTTATTACACAGAATTATCTTACAATCGTCAACATTGCAACAAAAAGGCAacattgtgatatatatatatatatataactctgtaTTACAGATTCCAGTaaagaaaagacaataaaaaaatctCCACAAAACATATTGGAATTTATTTATGCAGTGCAGGTTTATTTACTCTTGCTGGGCCTCGAGCAGCAATGTAAGTGGGAATATGCAGGTGCATGTATGAGAGTGACGGGCTGGGATGTGTGGGTAAATGAAATGGTACCTTCAGGTACTGATACCAACTAGAACACACTGTACTGTGAGGATTCTGGGTTGGAGGAACTCACTAGTGCTCACTATTATGGTAATTGTCTCAGCCAATTACACCAAATGGCAAAATATCCACTTCCTTCAGGTGTTTATTTCTGTGTATCTATAGGATAGCTCTGTATGGGCCAAATCCACATTAATTCCTgtgcattatataaatatataaatatagtcttGCACTGTGCCTGCCTACTCCACATTCACACCTGTACCATGCCTACACACTGTATATTCTCACACCTGTACCATGCCTGCACACTGTATATACTCACACCTGCACCATGCCTGCACACTGTTTATGCTCACAATGTACCATgcctgcatactgtatatactcacacCTGCACCATGCCTGCACACTGTTTATGCTCACAATGTACCATgcctgcatactgtatatactcacacctgtaccaTGCCTGCACACTGTATATAGTTACACCTGACCCATGCCTGCACACGGTATATACTTATACCTGTATCATGCCTGCACATTGTATATACTTACACCTGAACCATACCTGCACACTGTATATGCTCACACCTGTACCATACCTGCACATTGTATATTCTTCTGTACCATGTCTGCAGACTGTATATACTCACACCTGAACCATGCCTGAACTCTGTATATAGTTACACCTGAACCATGCCTGCAGACTGTATATGCGCACACCTGCACCATGCCTGCACACTGTATGTACTTACACCTGAACCATGCCTGCACATTGTATATACTTACAACTGTACCATGCCTGTACATTGTATATACTTACACCTGAACCATGCCTGCACACTGTATATGCTCACACCTGTACCATGCCTGCACATTGtatatactcacacctgtaccaTGCCTGCACACTGTATATACTCTTACCTATATCATGCCTGcacactgtatatacaggtacTCACAATTCAACCATGACTGCACACTGTATATGTTCACAGCTGTACCATGCCTGCACACTGTATAtactcatacctgtaccatgccTGCACACTGTATATAGTAATGCATTATGGCAGGTCACCTACATTTACACATCCACATGCCTGCATACTTTATATGTAAACTTACAATTCAGGTATATTTTTAGTAATACTTCCCCTTTACgtgaaaatatattacatttgtttaaaaattgATGTAATCTATTACTTTTCCCCCCATATAACATTTTCCCTTCTACCCTGTACGTTTACACCTGTACTGTTCCTACGCTATGCCTTCTCACTCTGCATTCAGCCATATATTGTGCCTGCACAGTTTATATAGGACTGCAGTGTGGTCTCTCACTCGAAATTCACACACCTACTGTGCCTACACCCTATATAAACAGGACCCATGTCTCTGTGCACCTAATTCCACATTTACACCTATAATCTGTATTATCTGCCTGAACATTCTACATAAATTCCAGCATTGTGTCGGTGCACTGTACATTTACATTTGTGCCGTGCCTGCTTACCCAATGTACATTTACAACTTCTACACTCTACAGAAATGTAAAAGTATGGACTGCACTGTGTTTGCTAACTCTACATTCAGAACTGGACTGTGACTTCACCCCTAATACAGGACATGCACTATGCATACTCACATGACACCCTTGAACTGTTCACTTTGAATAGGACTGTACAGTACCTTTCTAGGGCTGCACTGTATTTATAACTGCAACACACAGAACTATATTCACATTGCACACTTGGGGAACTGTATTGTTGCCTAAACTTTATACGTATTAAGGACTGTGCCTACGTACATGGATCCCTGTGATTCAGTGGTGTACACATCAACGTGAATTAGGATAGTATCATGTCTGCTCATttttgttttcagcataaaaTGACATACATAATCCTACAACAAGTAAACAAGTTTGCATGCTTTGTGCCCCAGAAGTCATTTTAATACAGATGTTAAAGGGGGCCTGCCAGGTATAGAATGCTACTGGGCTGGCACCTTCTTTCCTAACCAGACATGCTTTCACAGTTGCACCCCTGTTGCACAATGTATCTCTTCTTGCTGCATAGAGCTGGTGCTGGGCCCCAAAATCAAAGTTAGTTTAATGTTACTAAAACCCTGGACCCCTAACTTTGTCTTTTTGGGGTGTGGGTTGGACCTT
The genomic region above belongs to Xenopus laevis strain J_2021 chromosome 5L, Xenopus_laevis_v10.1, whole genome shotgun sequence and contains:
- the tcte1.L gene encoding dynein regulatory complex subunit 5, which gives rise to MIETVINVKGLVPPPLPVGQKNPAADLRRMRRIIAEDPTWSLAIVPRLSDLCLQHIIKNFAQKPILEKLLPKHRVKVLERISTSLPLQLTANLIGYENYWRRCCTERWPVCDVSRYGGSWKRLFFERNLEYLIEHFIPDVSDTGPILETAKLSKDFVNKLDIKELLPPVKLDTKKDDEEDEVSDTGSEAGIDLPSMDHFDLGLIAPLLPDLEELHLVYGVRNCGMNFEWNLFRFTDRDCNSLAQTLKVFRNLKVFRLHKSKLDDDKARIVVRSLLNHPALVHLDMSHNQISDRGARAIAKLLNESRLQILNLSNNNVGPHGAKAIAHALARNSILRNLNLRLNHIGNEGGQILCNALLHNLTLEELHLGSNELSEPTASALSQVLSQNGSLKCLSLSCNRIGLDGGKQLLEGLSDNKTLLEFDLRLTEVGQESEFFINQVLKHNQERARQGEHDTSS